The Engraulis encrasicolus isolate BLACKSEA-1 chromosome 4, IST_EnEncr_1.0, whole genome shotgun sequence genome includes a window with the following:
- the LOC134447029 gene encoding uncharacterized protein LOC134447029: MTRIPKKLNRLISVKETDKNYLKVIKWLQKKKLLSKKLKCKECGGRMKMRKHRCQDHFLWRCQRRSHKKVSKSIRDRSFFSHSKLSLFKWLKFMYRFSQGLRLRQVDMMEDEIAGSSTSLTVMAKKIRTVCEMAMRKEQDRRGQHIGGRKQFVAIDESNFRHKRKYGRGRVAGAWNRRKWVFGMLGVYKKKAGTKPVLRLVDKRTRRELVPLIRKHARRGSTIISDEWRAYRVLPQFGYRHYTVNHSRSFVEPQTGAHTQHIERAWRTYKERVWRLRGNRTEEMLRQHLAVIEWHEWLGNKHPNGPLGRLFHDISKMYKVKH, translated from the exons ATGACTCGGATACCAAAAAAACTTAACAGACTGATATCCGTAAAGGAAACGGATAAAAATTACTTGAAAGTCATCAAATGGTTACAGAAAAAGAAGCTCCTCTCAAAGAAATTGAAGTGCAAGGAATGTGgagggaggatgaagatgagaaaGCACAGATGTCAAGACCACTTTCTATG GAGGTGTCAAAGGCGTAGCCACAAAAAAGTGAGCAAGTCCATCCGGGATAGGTCCTTTTTCAGCCATTCCAAACTTAGCCTGTTCAAATGGCTGAAATTCATGTACAG GTTCTCTCAAGGACTCCGTCTGCGCCAGGTGGACATGATGGAGGACGAGATCGCAGGCAGTTCCACATCTCTTACCGTGATGGCAAAAAAGATTCGCACTGTCTGTGAGATGGCCATGAGGAAAGAACAAGACAGACGAGGGCAGCACATTGGGGGGAGAAAGCAATTTGTCGCTATAGATGAGAGCAACTTTCGGCACAAGAGAAAG TatgggagaggaagagtggcGGGTGCCTGGAATAGGAGAAAATGGGTTTTTGGGATGTTGGGCGTGTACAAGAAAAAAGCAGGAACCAAGCCAGTGCTCCGCCTGGTCGATAAGAGAACCAGAAGGGAATTGGTTCCTCTAATTCGCAAGCATGCACGGAGAGGATCCACGATTATAAGTGATGAGTGGCGGGCCTACAGAGTCCTACCTCAATTCGGTTACAGGCATTACACTGTTAATCACAGCCGCTCATTTGTGGAGCCCCAAACAGGGGCACACACCCAACATATAGAAAGAGCCTGGAGGACGTATAAGGAACGGGTGTGGAGGCTGCGCGGAAACCGCACAGAGGAGATGCTGCGCCAGCATCTGGCAGTAATAGAATGGCATGAGTGGCTGGGGAATAAGCATCCCAATGGGCCACTAGGACGCCTATTTCATGATATTTCAAAAATGTACAAAGTTAAGCATTGa